From a region of the Daphnia magna isolate NIES linkage group LG1, ASM2063170v1.1, whole genome shotgun sequence genome:
- the LOC116935971 gene encoding glutathione S-transferase kappa 1 codes for MAALIRTKVELFYDVVSPYSWFGFEALCRYRPHWKMDLVLRPFFLGGVMNETGNRPPMMVPSKGLYMQKDLLRNAAYFGVPLKLIEDPFHVMIEKGTIKAQRFLTAIGDKHPEHLEGVSRELWKRIWSRGEDIVEEENLHLAAKAANMEDVHVQECLKFMNDSSVKLALKKSTEDAIEYGAFGAPTIIVHSQGHPEMFFGSDRFPLIAQIMNEEWKGPVPGIKNLL; via the exons ATGGCAGCATTGATACGTACAAAAGTTGAGTTGTTTTATGATGTTGTGTCCCCATACAGTTGGTTTGGGTTTGAG GCATTATGTCGGTATCGGCCTCATTGGAAAATGGATCTAGTTCTTCGACCATTTTTTCTTGGGGGTGTGATGAATGAAACTGGAAACAGACCCCCAATGATGGTTCCATCAAAAGGCTTGTATATGCAAAAGGATCTTCTGAGAAATGCTGCTTATTTTGGAGTTCCATTAAAATTAATTGAG GATCCTTTTCATGTTATGATTGAGAAGGGAACCATAAAGGCCCAAAGATTTTTGACAGCCATTGGTGATAAGCATCCTGAGCATCTTGAAGGTGTTTCACGTGAACTATGGAAAAGGATATGGTCTAGG GGAGAAGACattgttgaagaagaaaatttacaTCTTGCAGCAAAGGCTGCAAACATGGAAGATGTTCATGTACAAGAATGTCTGAAATTTATGAATGATTCTAGTGTCAAGTTGGCTCTAAAGAAATCCACAGAGGATGCTATTGAATATGGG GCTTTTGGTGCTCCTACCATTATTGTTCATTCGCAAGGCCACCCAGAAATGTTTTTCGGATCAGACCGCTTTCCTTTAATTGCTCAAATTATGAATGAAGAATGGAAAGGGCCTGTTCcaggaataaaaaatttactttga
- the LOC123466752 gene encoding glutathione S-transferase kappa 1-like yields MKASGNKPPMTVAPKGMYMQKDLQRNAEYFKIDIKLIEDPYNVLVQKGSLRAMRFLTAINLHCPEYLESVSRELWRRIWSKGEDIVADDSLIMAAKEAKMEENDIEKCLSKMDDSETKDALRMATEQAVDYGAFGAPTMVVHTKEGPEMFFGSDRFPLVAQMMNEVWKGPIPDQKSKL; encoded by the exons ATGAAGGCATCTGGAAATAAGCCACCAATGACAGTAGCACCAAAAGGTATGTACATGCAGAAGGATCTTCAAAGAAATGCAGAATACTTTAAGATTGATATAAAACTTATAGAG GATCCATACAATGTGCTTGTTCAAAAAGGATCATTGAGAGCCATGAGGTTTCTAACTGCTATAAATCTTCATTGTCCTGAGTATCTAGAGAGTGTTTCTCGTGAGTTGTGGCGTAGAATTTGGTCTAAA GGAGAAGATATAGTGGCAGACGACAGCCTCATAATGGCGGCGAAAGAAGCCAAGATGGAAGAAAATGACATTGAGAAATGTTTGAGTAAAATGGATGATTCAGAAACAAAAGATGCCTTAAGAATGGCTACCGAACAGGCAGTTGATTACGGG GCTTTTGGTGCACCAACTATGGTGGTTCATACTAAAGAAGGCCCAGAAATGTTTTTCGGATCGGATCGCTTCCCACTGGTGGCCCAAATGATGAATGAAGTCTGGAAGGGACCGATTCCAGATCAAAAGAGTAAACTGTGA